In the genome of Luteitalea pratensis, the window ATCCTTCAGGCCGCCCAGGAACTTGCCGGTCGGCGTGCGCACGGCTGAGAGGATGACGGACTCGCGCGGGCTCATGAGGACCAGCCTATAGCCTACGCCTGCGGTCTGCGAGGCGGAGGATCCACCACCGAGTTCTCCTCCCGTGCCCTGCCGCTGACCGTCGGACTGAAGTCCGACGGCTACGTCCGATGAGATTTGGCGTTCCGGCACGCTAATCCATCGGTTGGGTAGGGACGCCTCTCCGAGGCGTCCATCTCCTCCCGAGGTCATCTCCGACCTCTTACCGATGTCATCTCCGATCCTTCCCGAGGTCATCTCCGACGCACGTGGCGATGGACGGCTGGGACAGCCCTCCCTACCTCCCCAGCTGATACTCTGGCGGTGTGGTCCCGACCTCGACGCTGGTGAATGGATCGGTCACGCAGTTGATCGCCGCCCAACCCCACAGCAAGGGCAAGGTGGAGGCGGCGTGGCATCTCGCCGTCGGCGGCGCCATGGCCCGGCTGAGCGGACCGGTGCGCGACGCCAATGGCATCGTCTACGTCGAGGCTCGTGACGCCAGGATTGCCGACCAGCTGGTACTGCACCGCCGCGTCATCGAGGCGAGGCTACGCGAAGTGCTCGGCACGAAGGGAAGGGCCTTCGTGATCCTCACCGGGCCGGCGTGACCAGCATGAAGCTCATCCTCGCCTCATCCTCACCACGCCGCTCGGCGCTGCTGTCCGCCGTGGGCTACCACTTCGAGGTCCGTGTCGCCGACGTGGACGAGACCCCGCTGGATGGCGAGACGGCCGAGGCGCTCGTACGGCGACTGGCGCGGCTCAAGGCGTGGAAGGTGGCCTGTAGCGAGGACGAAGTCGTGCTGGCCGCCGACACGACGGTCGCGTGCGACGGCGAAATCATGAACAAGCCCGAGGACCATGCCGAGGCCACCCGCATGCTGCGGCGGCTGTCGGGCCGCGAACACGAGGTGTTCACCGGGGTCACCCTGCGCCACGTCGGCGGCGAGGAAACGTTCGTCGAGCGCACCGTGGTTTGGTTCGCACCGATGTCGGAGGCAGAGATCGCCTGGTACGTGGACTCGGGCGAGCCCCTGGGCAAGGCCGGGGCCTACGGCATCCAGGGCCGCGCCTCCCGGTTCGTTACCCGCGTGGAAGGCTCCTATCCCAACGTGGTTGGTCTGCCCACCGCGCAGGTGGCGAAACATCTGGCGAAATACGTGCAACCGGCGTCATAATCCGCCCGAGGGGCGTTGCATCTGCCGAGCCCCTCCCCAAAATCATGAGCGGATCCAGGACTGCCAAAATCGCAATCTCGACCCTCGTGCTCGGGCTGGCGTTCAGCGCCATGCTCTACTCGAGCCTCGCCGAGGATACGCAGTACTACAAGCACGTCGACGAGGTGATGACGCGACCGGTCGAGTGGTACGGCAAGCGGCTGCAATTGCACGGACACGCCTCCGACATCCGGCGCAAGCCCGACTCGCTCGACTACCGCTTCGAGGTCACCCACAACGGGCAACTGGTCAAGGCGACCTATAGGGGGATCGTTCCCGATACGTTCAAGGACGGCTCCGAGGTCGTGATCAAGGGCACTCTTGGGCCCAACGGCTTCGTCGTCGAGCCCGACGGCGTGATGGCCAAGTGCCCCTCCAAGTACGAAGCCGGCAAGCCCGGCGCCCCGGGGCAAACGTCGCGTCCGGCGCCCGGGACCCAGTCGTCGGCGAACTAGGAAGCCATGCCCGCACTTGGCACGTTCCTCCTCCTGACCTGCTTCATCGTCGCCGCGTATGCCGCCACCGCGAGCATCGCGGGCGCGCGCCGGCAGTCCACACGGCTGACCGAGAGCGGCATCGGCGCCTTCTACCTGGTAACGGCGCTGATGGTCGTGGCGTCGGCCGTGATCATGTACGCCTTCGTCACCGACACGTACGCGATCAAGTACGTCGACCGCTACTCGGATGCCGCGCAGCCGCTCCTGTTCAAGATCACCGCGTATTGGGGCGGACTCGACGGCTCGATCATGTTCTGGGTGCTGTTGCTGTCGGTGTTCGGCGCCATCGCGGTGCGCAACTCGCGGGAATCGCATCGCGAGCTGATCCCGTACGCGGTTGCGGTGATGGCCATCGTGGAGATGTTCTTCCTCTTCCTGATGGTCGTGCACAACAACCCGTTCGAAACGTACCTGGCCGACATCCCCGCGGATGGACAGGGGCTCAACCCCCTGTTGCAGAACGTCTACATGGTGATCCACCCGCCGTCGCTGTACATCGGCTTCGTCGGGATGACCATTCCGTTCGCGTTCGGCATGGCCGCCCTCGCCACGGGGTACCTCGACGACTCGTGGCTGCGCGCCGTGCGCCGCTGGACGATGGTGAGCTGGCTGTTCCTGTCGCTGGGCCTCACGCTCGGCATGATCTGGGCCTATGAGGAACTCGGCTGGGGTGGCTACTGGGGCTGGGATCCGGTGGAGAACGCGGCCCTGCTGCCGTGGTTCACGGCCACCGCCTTCCTGCATTCGGTGATGGTGCAGGAGCGCCGTGGGATGCTCCGCGTCTGGAACATGACGCTGGTCATCATCACATTCTTCCTGACGATCTTCGGCACGTTCATGACCCGCTCGGGTGTCGTGCAGTCGGTGCATGCCTTCGGCGAGGACAAGGAACTCGCGTGGATGTTCACCGTGTTCATGGTGGTGCTGCTCGTCACGAGCTTCGGACTGCTGATCTACCGCCTGCCGTTGCTGCGCGCTCGACACGAGCTGGACTCGTGGGTATCGCGTGAAGGGGCCTTCCTGGTCAACAACTGGATCCTGCTGTTCTCGGCGATGTTCGTCCTGTTTGCGACGATGTTCCCGACGTTGAGCGAGGCGGTCGCGGGGCAGCGACTCACCGTGGGCCCGCCGTTCTTCAACAAATGGATGCTCCCGATCGGCCTGATGCTGCTGCTGCTCACCGGCATCGGACCGCTGCTCGCGTGGCGCAAGTCGACCATCGACAATCTCCGGCACCAGTTCCAATGGCCGACCCTGGCGGCAATCGTCACCGCCGCCACGCTGGCGGCCCTGGGTGTTCGCGTCTGGTCGTCGGGAACCTGCTTCGCGTTGTCGGCGTTCGTCGTGACGACGCTGGTGCAGGAATTCGTGCGCGGCGCCCGTGTCCGCCAGCAATATTCGGGGTCCGACCTTGCAACGTCGGCGATCGGCCTTTTCGCCCGCAACCAGCGTCGCTACGGCGGCTACATCGTGCATCTCGGCATCGTACTGATGGGCCTGGGCTTTGCCGGTGACGGCTTCAAGCAGGAAGAGCAGTTGCTCCTCAAGCCAGGCCAGTCGGTGACCGTGGGTGGCTTCACGGTGCGCCACGACGGCCTCGCGATCACGCAGGATGCCCAGAAGCAGATGGTCACCGCGAAGATGACCGCGCTCCAGGGCGGCAAACAACTCGGCACGATCACGCCAGCCAAGTGGTTCTACAACAAGCGGGCCGAGGAGCCGACCACCGAAGTCGCGATCCGCCGGTCGTTCGCGTACGACCTGTACGTCGTCCTGGCCGCCTTCGACGCCGAGCAGCAGAGCGCCACGTTCCACGTCGTAGTCAATCCGCTCGTGAACTGGATCTGGGCCGGATTCGCATTGCTCGCGATGGGCACGTTGATCGCGTTGCTGCCGGAACGGGCCCTGGCCGTGGTCGGCGTCAAGGTGGCGACGGCAGCTACGTCCTCGACCGCCACGACGTCGACGACGGTCCTCCTGCTGGTGATGCTGGCACTGCCGGGGCTGGCGCGCGCGCAGGACACGGGCACTGTCGTGAAGCGCTCGCACCTCGAGCGCGAGTTGGAGAACGAGATCCTCTGCACCTGCGGATGCCGGCTTCCGGCCGGCACCTGCGGGATGTTCAACTGCCCGGGCAAGGCGAAACAGCTCGGGCGCCTGAAGCAGTTGGTCGATCAGGGCAACGATCGGGAAATGATCCTGGCGACGTTCGTGAAGGAGAACGGCGGCGCGGACATCCTGACGCAGCCCCCTGACACGGGCTTCAATCGACTGATCTGGGCCGTCCCGTTCGCTGTCGGCCTCTTCGGAGCCACGGCTGCGGGCGTCGCTGCCGTCAAGTGGTCGCGACGGTCGGCGGAGACGGTGCCGCAGGCGGTGCGGGAGGGGGACCCGTACCAGGCGAAGCTCGACGAGGAACTGCGTGACCTCGACTGACACGCGCGCGCGGGCCTGGCAGTTCTTCATCGTCCTCGGGTTGATCGGCGCGACCGCCGCAGTGTGGCGCGAGCCGCGCTTCACCCGCCCCGAGCACCTCGTCCTGCTCAGTATCGGCATCATCGCTGCCGCCGTCGCCGGGGCAGCGATGCATCGCACGCTCCTGCCGCTGGTGTCTCCCGAGCAGGTCGTCGGCGACTCACGGCGGTCCTCCCGTCACCTGATGGCGCTGGAGCGTGAGAAGCGCCTCGTGCTGCGCAGCATCAAGGAACTCGAGTTCGACAAGGCGATGGGCAAGGTCGCCGAAACCGATTTCGACGAGATGGTCGTTCGCCTGCGGCAGCGCGCCGTCGGACTCATGCAGCGCATCGATGTCGGCGAGACCGGCCTGCGCGAACGTATTGCCAGCGATCTGGCGGGGCTGAAGCAGCCGAAGGCGACCAGGAAGGTGAGTGCGCAGCAGTGTGCCGAGTGCAAGACGCTCAACGACGCGGACGCCCGGTTCTGCAAGTCCTGCGGGACTGCGCTGTGAGCGGTCACCGTGGTTGGCTCAGATGCGCGGTACTGCTATGTGCGACCGTGCTGGCCGCCGTCTCGGTCCGCGCCCAGATGCCCGACCTGCGGCAGATGAACGGCATGGCGCTGCCCAGCCAGGACCTGCCTGACGGCGCCGTGTCGGTCCGCGTCGTCAAGCAGACGATCGGCAACAACGTCGTCGGGACCACAGTGACGGTGACCGGTGATGGCGTGTCCGACACGGCGCCGACCGATGACTCCGGACGGGCCATCTTCGCGGCGCTCGGCCCTGGCAAGACGGCCGTCGCGACGGTCACGGTCGATGGCGAGACGGTCAGATCGCAGCCTTTCCAGGTACCGACGCGCGGCGGCTTGCGCGTGATCCTTGCCGTGGGCCTCGACGGCGCGGCGACGGGTTCGACGGCCTCGCCAGGCGTGCCATCGACCGGACCGCAGGCGCCAGCGATCGCGGCCACGCCCGGTACGGTGGTGCTCGGCACGCAGTGGCGCACCGTCGTGGACTTCGCCGACGAGAAGCTCGAGGTGTTCCACATCTTCGAGTTCGTCAACGCCACCGCGGGGCCGGTCTCGGTGCCGGAACCACTCAAGATCGGCATGCCTGCCGATGCCGAGCAGGTGACGCTGCTCGAGGGCTCGACGTCGCAGGCGCGCGTCTTCGAGCGTCAGCTCGTCGTCGCGGGGCCGTTCGCCTCCGGCCGCACGGTCGCGCAGGTCGCCTACCGCTTACCAATCACCGGCCCGCAACGGCGAATCGAGATCGCCCTGCCGGTCGCGAGCATGGCGACCAACGTCATCGTCCGTCGCCTCGGCGAGACCCGACTCGCCGCGCCGGCGTTGCCGCAGTCGCGCGAGGCGGACGCGGAAGGCAAGAAGTACTTCACCGGCACCGGGCCCGGGCGCAAGGCAGGCGAGACGTTGACGCTCGTCGTGGAGGGGCTCCCGTACCACCCGAGGTGGCCGCGGTATACCGCTCTCACCCTCGCCGGGCTCATCGTCGCGGCGGGACTCTGGCTGATGTTCGGCGTGCCGGTTGACGTGTCCGGACGGATCAAGCAACTCGAGGCGCAGCGTTCGACCCTGCTAGGACGGTTGCAGCGGCTCGAGCGGGACGGCGAGCCAGCCAGTGAGGACCTCCGTGAGGAGCGCGATGCCGTGCTGCGTGACCTGGAGGGCGTTTACGCGTTGCTCGATGCGGAGCGCGCGCGAGCGAATGGCCAACCGCAGGTGGAACGGCGAGCTTCGTAGGTGGAGGCGTCGGCCCCGGACCGGGTGAGCAGCCAGGTGCGGCCGACCCCGCTGCTGGTCTGTTCGCGCGTGGCGCGCCAATTCGGCCGGCGGCGCGTTCTTCGCGACGTCTCCTTCGACGGGTATGCCGGGGAAGTGTTCGGCATCCTGGGGCCGAACGGCTCGGGCAAGACGACGCTGCTCGGCGTGCTCTCGACACTTGCGGAACCCTCTCGCGGCAGCCTCTTCTATCCCGCGGCCGCCACCCTCGACTCGCCGCGCCGGATCATCGGCGTGCTCGGCCACGAGCCGCAGTTGTACGGCGAACTCACTGCACGCGAGAACCTCGAGCTATTCGGACGCCTGGCCGATGTGCCTGATCTGCAGGGTGCCGTGCAACGTGCGCTGCAACAGGCGCGCCTCACCGACCGCGGCGATGACCTGGTGGATCGCTTCTCCCGCGGCATGCGCCAGCGCCTCGCGTTCGAGCGCGTCCTGCTGGCGGCGCCGCGTGTCCTGTTGCTCGACGAACCGTTCACCGGCCTGGACGACGAGAGCGCGCACCGCATGGTCGCGCGCCTGGCCTCTCTCCGCGACAACGGCACCTTGATCGTCCTGGCGACGCACGACCTGTTACTGGTGGAGTCGCTGGTGGACCGCGCCTGCATCGTCAAGGGCGGCGTGCTGCTGCCGCTCGACCGAACGCTGCCGCTCGCGGAGTCGTATCGCGCAGCGGTAAATGCCAGCACCACCGATGCCGTTGGTAGGGCCGGCTCTCCGCTCGGCGCGCCGAAGTCCGCGGGCGAAGGCGGGAGCCGGCCATCTCCAGACAAGAGGACCGACCCCGACGCAGACGGCCGGCTGGGACAGCCGGCCCTACCTGACTCGTCAGAAGCGTCCCTGTCCGACATCGCGGCCGCGGCTTGGGTACTGCTCGCGAAGGACGTGCGTATCGAGTGGCGGTCGCGCGAAGGGCTCCTGACCACGGCGTGCTTCGCGCTGGCGTGCGTACTCGTGTTCTCCTTCGGCCTGGTGCGCAACGGCACGCCCATGCCCGACGCCGGGCCTGCGGTCCTGTGGGTGACGGTCGCCCTGGCCGGGACGTTGGCCATGGCGCGCACGTTCGAGCGCGAGCGCGCCGCTGGCACCCTGATGGCAGTACTGGCCTCGCCGACGCCGCGCCCTGCCATCTATCTCGGCAAGTGGGGCGCGCTGATGGTGCTGATGTTCGCCGTCGAAATCGTCCTGCTGCCGCTCGTGGCGTTGTTCTTCCAGATGCCCCTCGATCGGCGGCCGCTGCTGGTCGTCGGCCTGCTCGCCGCGGGCACCACCGGCTACGCCGCCATCGGCACCCTGTTTGCCGCCATGCTGGCCCGCACGCGGACTCGCGACGTGCTCCTGCCGCTGCTGCTGTACCCGATGAGCGTGCCGGTGATCATCGGTGGCGTGCGCGGCACGGCAGCGGCGCTGGCCGACCCGTACGTCCCCGGCGTGGTCAGCCTGTGGTTGCCCCTCTTGATATGCTTTGACGCGGTGTTCGCGATCCTCGCCCTGTGGACCTTCGGCACGCTGATGACCGAGGCCGCGCCGCGAGTGGCCAAGGAGGCCTGAGATGTTGACGCGCAGCGTGCCTGCGATGCTGATGGTGGCTCTCGCGATGTTCTCCATCGCGCCGTACTTCATCGCGCAGGCGCCGTACGAGTCCACGATGGGACTGGTCCAGAAGATTTTCTACTATCACGCGCCGGTCGGCATCGTGATGTTCGTGTCGACGTTCACTTGCGGATTCGCGAGCCTCGCGTACCTGGTGCGTG includes:
- a CDS encoding heme lyase CcmF/NrfE family subunit; protein product: MPALGTFLLLTCFIVAAYAATASIAGARRQSTRLTESGIGAFYLVTALMVVASAVIMYAFVTDTYAIKYVDRYSDAAQPLLFKITAYWGGLDGSIMFWVLLLSVFGAIAVRNSRESHRELIPYAVAVMAIVEMFFLFLMVVHNNPFETYLADIPADGQGLNPLLQNVYMVIHPPSLYIGFVGMTIPFAFGMAALATGYLDDSWLRAVRRWTMVSWLFLSLGLTLGMIWAYEELGWGGYWGWDPVENAALLPWFTATAFLHSVMVQERRGMLRVWNMTLVIITFFLTIFGTFMTRSGVVQSVHAFGEDKELAWMFTVFMVVLLVTSFGLLIYRLPLLRARHELDSWVSREGAFLVNNWILLFSAMFVLFATMFPTLSEAVAGQRLTVGPPFFNKWMLPIGLMLLLLTGIGPLLAWRKSTIDNLRHQFQWPTLAAIVTAATLAALGVRVWSSGTCFALSAFVVTTLVQEFVRGARVRQQYSGSDLATSAIGLFARNQRRYGGYIVHLGIVLMGLGFAGDGFKQEEQLLLKPGQSVTVGGFTVRHDGLAITQDAQKQMVTAKMTALQGGKQLGTITPAKWFYNKRAEEPTTEVAIRRSFAYDLYVVLAAFDAEQQSATFHVVVNPLVNWIWAGFALLAMGTLIALLPERALAVVGVKVATAATSSTATTSTTVLLLVMLALPGLARAQDTGTVVKRSHLERELENEILCTCGCRLPAGTCGMFNCPGKAKQLGRLKQLVDQGNDREMILATFVKENGGADILTQPPDTGFNRLIWAVPFAVGLFGATAAGVAAVKWSRRSAETVPQAVREGDPYQAKLDEELRDLD
- a CDS encoding cytochrome c maturation protein CcmE; the encoded protein is MSGSRTAKIAISTLVLGLAFSAMLYSSLAEDTQYYKHVDEVMTRPVEWYGKRLQLHGHASDIRRKPDSLDYRFEVTHNGQLVKATYRGIVPDTFKDGSEVVIKGTLGPNGFVVEPDGVMAKCPSKYEAGKPGAPGQTSRPAPGTQSSAN
- a CDS encoding zinc ribbon domain-containing protein, with product MTSTDTRARAWQFFIVLGLIGATAAVWREPRFTRPEHLVLLSIGIIAAAVAGAAMHRTLLPLVSPEQVVGDSRRSSRHLMALEREKRLVLRSIKELEFDKAMGKVAETDFDEMVVRLRQRAVGLMQRIDVGETGLRERIASDLAGLKQPKATRKVSAQQCAECKTLNDADARFCKSCGTAL
- a CDS encoding Maf family protein — encoded protein: MKLILASSSPRRSALLSAVGYHFEVRVADVDETPLDGETAEALVRRLARLKAWKVACSEDEVVLAADTTVACDGEIMNKPEDHAEATRMLRRLSGREHEVFTGVTLRHVGGEETFVERTVVWFAPMSEAEIAWYVDSGEPLGKAGAYGIQGRASRFVTRVEGSYPNVVGLPTAQVAKHLAKYVQPAS
- a CDS encoding heme exporter protein CcmB; translated protein: MEASAPDRVSSQVRPTPLLVCSRVARQFGRRRVLRDVSFDGYAGEVFGILGPNGSGKTTLLGVLSTLAEPSRGSLFYPAAATLDSPRRIIGVLGHEPQLYGELTARENLELFGRLADVPDLQGAVQRALQQARLTDRGDDLVDRFSRGMRQRLAFERVLLAAPRVLLLDEPFTGLDDESAHRMVARLASLRDNGTLIVLATHDLLLVESLVDRACIVKGGVLLPLDRTLPLAESYRAAVNASTTDAVGRAGSPLGAPKSAGEGGSRPSPDKRTDPDADGRLGQPALPDSSEASLSDIAAAAWVLLAKDVRIEWRSREGLLTTACFALACVLVFSFGLVRNGTPMPDAGPAVLWVTVALAGTLAMARTFERERAAGTLMAVLASPTPRPAIYLGKWGALMVLMFAVEIVLLPLVALFFQMPLDRRPLLVVGLLAAGTTGYAAIGTLFAAMLARTRTRDVLLPLLLYPMSVPVIIGGVRGTAAALADPYVPGVVSLWLPLLICFDAVFAILALWTFGTLMTEAAPRVAKEA
- a CDS encoding DciA family protein; the encoded protein is MVPTSTLVNGSVTQLIAAQPHSKGKVEAAWHLAVGGAMARLSGPVRDANGIVYVEARDARIADQLVLHRRVIEARLREVLGTKGRAFVILTGPA